Proteins co-encoded in one Actinomadura luteofluorescens genomic window:
- the rplA gene encoding 50S ribosomal protein L1: MKRSKGYRAAAEKIDRERLYSPVEAVKLAKETAVTKFDATVEVAMRLGVDPRKADQMVRGTVNLPHGTGKTARVLVFAVGAKAQEAEAAGADIVGSDDMIERIQGGFLDFDAVVATPDQMGKVGRLGRVLGPRGLMPNPKTGTVTMDVSKAVTDIKGGKIEFRVDRHANLHFIIGKASFDERQLVENYAAAVDEIQRLKPSAAKGRYVKKAALTTSMGPSIPVDPNAVRNLTAELEEA, from the coding sequence ATGAAGCGCAGCAAGGGCTACCGCGCCGCGGCGGAGAAGATCGACCGGGAGCGGCTGTACAGCCCGGTCGAGGCCGTGAAGCTGGCCAAGGAGACCGCGGTCACCAAGTTCGACGCGACCGTCGAGGTCGCCATGCGGCTGGGCGTCGACCCGCGCAAGGCCGACCAGATGGTCCGCGGCACGGTCAACCTGCCGCACGGCACCGGCAAGACGGCCCGCGTGCTCGTCTTCGCCGTCGGCGCCAAGGCGCAGGAGGCCGAGGCCGCGGGCGCCGACATCGTCGGCTCGGACGACATGATCGAGCGGATCCAGGGCGGCTTCCTGGACTTCGACGCCGTGGTCGCGACGCCGGACCAGATGGGCAAGGTCGGCCGGCTCGGCCGGGTGCTCGGTCCGCGCGGCCTGATGCCGAACCCGAAGACCGGCACGGTCACCATGGACGTGTCGAAGGCCGTCACCGACATCAAGGGCGGCAAGATCGAGTTCCGGGTCGACCGGCACGCGAACCTGCACTTCATCATCGGCAAGGCGTCCTTCGACGAGCGCCAGCTGGTGGAGAACTACGCCGCGGCGGTCGACGAGATCCAGCGTCTCAAGCCGTCCGCCGCGAAGGGCCGGTACGTCAAGAAGGCGGCGCTGACCACGTCGATGGGCCCGAGCATCCCGGTGGACCCGAACGCGGTCCGCAACCTGACGGCCGAGCTCGAAGAGGCCTGA
- a CDS encoding class I adenylate-forming enzyme family protein produces MGGTRRRDVHRLYDVLAAAAEDAPEAPALSVDGMTWTFRELRARTDALSAHLSARCSPGARVALLAHNRLEYVAAYYGVPREGRILVPLNQRLHPREWADQVVRCGAELVIGEPELLERLAREGGLPPDHPPLVDVADLPRDGSAPSLEGDRDPGEVAWLMFTSGTTGRPKGVRLTHRSLLAGVTATASGRPVLPDDVFCTPFPLCHVAGYQVVLHHLFRRHAVVMRRFGPAVLVDAARRHGVTNLSLAPTMLEDLLAHLEGDPAALEALRATVRVIAYGSAPMPVPLLRRADAVLGCDLNQGYGMTELSGNATFLSPADHRAAVAGRPELAASAGRPGDGVEIAVIGEDGSRLPPGAQGEVAVRGAQMADGYWDDPEATAEAFAGGWFRTGDAGRLDGDGYLYLADRLKDVIITGGENVSSREVEDVLRTVPGVGEVAVVGLPDPRWGQSVCAVIVPDGVPPRVEDLTAACRARLAGFKTPRRVEFVAALPRTGTGKIRKAALRAELIDRPESP; encoded by the coding sequence ATGGGCGGGACGCGGCGTCGGGACGTCCACCGGCTGTACGACGTGCTCGCCGCGGCCGCGGAGGACGCCCCCGAGGCTCCGGCGCTGTCGGTCGACGGCATGACGTGGACGTTCCGGGAGTTGCGCGCCCGGACGGACGCGCTGAGCGCCCACCTGTCCGCGCGGTGCTCTCCTGGGGCGCGGGTGGCGCTGCTCGCGCACAACCGGCTGGAGTACGTGGCGGCCTATTACGGGGTCCCGCGCGAAGGCAGGATCCTGGTGCCGCTCAACCAGAGGCTGCATCCGCGCGAGTGGGCCGACCAGGTCGTCCGCTGCGGCGCCGAGCTCGTCATCGGGGAGCCGGAGCTGCTGGAGAGGCTGGCCCGCGAGGGAGGACTTCCCCCTGACCATCCGCCGCTCGTGGACGTCGCCGACCTTCCTCGGGATGGCTCGGCCCCCTCACTGGAGGGCGACCGCGATCCGGGGGAGGTCGCCTGGCTGATGTTCACCAGCGGCACGACCGGCCGGCCGAAGGGAGTGCGGCTCACCCACAGGAGCCTGCTCGCGGGCGTCACGGCCACGGCGTCGGGGCGTCCCGTTCTGCCGGACGACGTGTTCTGCACGCCGTTCCCCCTGTGCCATGTGGCGGGTTACCAGGTCGTCCTGCATCACCTGTTCCGGCGGCATGCCGTCGTGATGCGCCGGTTCGGTCCGGCCGTCCTGGTGGACGCGGCGCGCCGGCACGGTGTCACGAACCTGTCGCTCGCCCCGACGATGCTGGAGGATCTGCTCGCTCACCTTGAGGGGGACCCGGCGGCGCTGGAGGCGCTGCGGGCCACCGTCCGGGTGATCGCGTACGGTTCGGCGCCGATGCCGGTGCCGCTGCTGCGCCGTGCGGACGCGGTGCTCGGCTGCGACCTGAACCAGGGGTACGGCATGACCGAGCTGTCCGGCAACGCGACGTTCCTGTCCCCGGCGGACCACCGTGCCGCGGTCGCGGGGAGGCCGGAGCTGGCGGCGTCGGCGGGCCGTCCGGGCGACGGCGTGGAGATCGCCGTGATCGGCGAGGACGGGTCGCGGCTGCCGCCCGGTGCGCAGGGCGAGGTCGCCGTCCGGGGAGCGCAGATGGCGGACGGGTACTGGGACGATCCCGAGGCGACCGCCGAGGCGTTCGCGGGCGGCTGGTTCCGCACCGGCGACGCGGGCCGCCTCGACGGGGACGGTTACCTCTATCTCGCCGACCGGCTCAAGGACGTGATCATCACGGGCGGGGAGAACGTCTCGTCGCGCGAGGTCGAGGACGTCCTGCGCACGGTCCCGGGGGTCGGCGAGGTCGCGGTGGTGGGGCTGCCCGATCCGCGCTGGGGCCAGTCGGTCTGCGCGGTGATCGTGCCGGACGGCGTCCCGCCGCGGGTGGAGGACCTGACGGCGGCCTGCCGTGCCCGGCTCGCCGGTTTCAAGACGCCGCGGCGCGTCGAGTTCGTGGCGGCCCTGCCCCGCACCGGCACCGGCAAGATCCGCAAGGCCGCCCTCCGCGCCGAGCTGATAGACCGCCCCGAAAGCCCCTGA